Proteins encoded together in one Coriobacteriia bacterium window:
- a CDS encoding RHS repeat-associated core domain-containing protein, whose product LSRSFSSFGEMDSESLAVAGAAVSSYALSRDMAGRIVSRVETLAGAAHALAYTYDTLGRLTLVTRDGGIAESYAFDGEGRRSAYRAPVRGVDETLALSYDADGRVLSCGAVAYTWDEDGRVLTRTGADGLTTYTHTAAGELSRVGLPDGRVLTYTYDGAGRRVAKAVDGVVSERYLIADDGRLLATYDGSGSLTSRFTYADARVPYQMTTPSGTYSLAFDQTGSLRAVATSGGVVVKTIDWDSFGNVTYDSAPGMRVAIGFAGGIIDEDTGLSHFGARDYDPALGRFTTPDPIDFSGGDTDLYAYCAGDPVGRVDPSGLACNDAGYGNRGPVPACSSCHTTTLRSTEVQGLELDCYANLQLTYPPYMRGWILDSRTGVHTYAGVARGTLGASVTLSTSEVRPGWYAAFDSFASGLAGGSLGLSITRNPEPFAEIGAGTPGWSLSVFRVR is encoded by the coding sequence CACTCTCCCGCTCCTTCTCCTCCTTCGGCGAGATGGACTCCGAGTCGCTCGCGGTCGCCGGTGCGGCCGTCTCCTCGTATGCGCTCTCCCGCGACATGGCGGGGAGGATCGTCTCGCGGGTGGAGACACTCGCGGGGGCGGCGCACGCACTCGCCTACACCTACGACACGCTGGGGCGCCTGACCCTTGTCACCCGCGATGGGGGGATCGCCGAGTCCTACGCCTTCGACGGTGAGGGACGCCGCAGTGCGTACCGCGCACCCGTGCGCGGGGTGGATGAGACGCTGGCGCTTTCCTACGACGCCGACGGGAGGGTGCTCTCCTGCGGCGCTGTCGCCTATACCTGGGATGAGGACGGGAGAGTCCTCACCCGTACCGGCGCGGACGGCCTCACCACCTACACCCACACCGCTGCCGGCGAACTCTCGCGGGTGGGCCTTCCCGACGGGAGGGTGCTCACCTACACCTACGACGGTGCGGGCAGGCGCGTGGCGAAGGCCGTCGACGGCGTGGTCAGCGAACGCTACCTGATCGCCGACGACGGGAGGTTGCTCGCCACCTACGACGGCTCGGGTTCGCTTACCTCACGCTTCACCTACGCCGACGCCCGCGTGCCGTATCAGATGACCACACCCTCGGGCACCTACTCGCTCGCCTTCGACCAGACCGGGTCTCTGCGTGCGGTGGCGACCAGTGGCGGGGTGGTGGTCAAGACCATCGACTGGGACTCCTTCGGCAACGTCACCTACGACTCCGCACCGGGGATGAGGGTGGCGATAGGGTTCGCGGGCGGTATCATCGATGAGGACACCGGTCTTTCACACTTCGGGGCGAGGGACTACGACCCGGCGCTGGGGCGCTTCACCACACCGGACCCCATCGACTTCTCGGGCGGGGACACGGACCTCTACGCGTACTGCGCGGGGGACCCGGTGGGGAGGGTGGATCCGAGCGGGCTGGCGTGCAACGACGCGGGATACGGAAATCGCGGACCAGTGCCTGCCTGTTCGTCGTGCCACACGACCACATTGCGTTCGACAGAGGTGCAAGGGCTTGAGCTGGACTGCTACGCGAACCTTCAGCTCACGTATCCGCCTTACATGAGGGGATGGATTCTCGACTCTCGGACGGGAGTACATACGTACGCGGGGGTTGCGAGAGGCACGCTGGGTGCGTCTGTGACCTTGTCAACATCTGAAGTCAGGCCTGGTTGGTATGCGGCCTTCGACTCGTTTGCATCAGGGTTGGCGGGTGGGTCCCTTGGTTTGAGCATCACTCGGAACCCAGAACCGTTCGCGGAGATCGGCGCAGGGACTCCAGGTTGGTCTCTATCAGTCTTCAGGGTCAGGTGA